acctgaggaaggcccttctgagactaaatagattaggtttactcacTTTCCAAATCTAATAAGGTCAAGTGCCAGTACTTACTTGTTTTATTATTGTGTTAGTATTGTttttggattcgtctacttttatgttatgaaatgaagcatttatcgGTATTTGAAGCTCTCTAAATTTATTtctcgctaggcctacctcgggcacaacgaggctcccaaattaggatacgagtttatatttcgcaatatgtgtttaaatattacaaacatttcagaatccccactaacttgttacctttttgttttgtttattttttattattattcccatccccataaattggttcatccatactggcctcatcagtaTATCATACCAGATCCAGATGCCCTCCACCTCCTTCTcttccaagcaacacaaaaagtagagggaaatcaaagatggacgacttaagtagAATCCAAAAGGAAAACATTAAGAACGTAGAGACCTCtgatggccgtagtactccgtcccgaatgacctggttttgagacttgaacaaaagatactagaactgtaaggagaacttgagcaggtccgtaatttggcaaacttgtcactcaccctcaatgtcgctgatatccaccaacagaacGCAAAGAACCtaacacctcctcaaaacacacaaaaacaacATCCGCAAAATCCTAccataccaaatcaatacgcCACTCGAccacaaaatatcaatccattgccaataccaactccaccacaacagcATCAATCAATCCCATACCCACCAACCAGCACttaccacacccccattcaactcaaaagcgataccttgggattatgtcgccgaggctcggcgaaaagggaagactaagatagaggaatctgatgccgcacaagggatgactagaattggaagagtctacacacctgaacacctgggagaTTCAAGTAAGGATGTCACTACTAGGCAGCCTGTCATTAAGACCGGACCGGATcacttgtggaggaaagtacaggcgaaagagtatttttttattgatcatctgaacaaagtccctactcagatatctatcctgtgaCTActgcagaattcagaggcacacaagaatgccttgatgaaagtactgagcgaggattatgtacccaataatatcactagtggagaaatggccaacatggtcggtcaggtactggagagccataagattatcttccacgaagatgagctgccgcctGAAGGtgtgaatcacaatcgagcattgcacattacggtacaatttgaagataagttcattgccagggtcctggttgatggaggttctagtctgaatatttgtccactggataccctgaaaaggttggacaaaggtttccatgaaatacggactggaagcatgaatgtgaaggctttcgatgggtcttAGAGGGCCACGATCAGggaatcaacctttgcttgcagatggggatGACTTTGTTCGACATTGAATtctaagtgcttgacataccagcctcatataatcttttgttgggccgcccatggatccatgttgctgaagtcgtgccctccacactacatcaagtcgtaaaattcgaatggaactgtcaagaggtaatcattcatggagataggagtaaccccatctacactagtcaaaccatcccggccattggacatagaaggagGCTAGGAGGAGAAACatatcatcacattgaatgggTCAATACCGTCGAGAatgataagtggtggagtaacaaaatagaaagcatactagcatggtccggatatgaacctggcaaggggttAGGGAAGAACCTCCAGGGTATCACCAAGTCGATAcgactgaaaaatcatggtacaaCCTTTGGGCtcagataccagtatacatggcaagagtacagaTAGTGGTTGCCTCTATGGCGTGGACTGTATTACCCTCTTGAGAAACTGGTACcccgtttggaacaagctttccatcaggtggacacaatatggggaactgctgaagaagaagcactagctgggctgaaggacctgttcttggaagatgaggatatggactgcagtgccataattgaggaggaggaagaaggcctctcaATTCAGACCGTGgcaaagggagctgttctcagaaactggactTCCATACCATCCCGAGCCCAccaagtccctgggtagcttggaaGAATTTATAGCTGTTCTAGGTATTTAAATTttcagcaattttgttttaaaataaatgctcaatccaccgagccaagctttgtttgaacaattttctcaaTTTTAATCAGATGCATTTAtactttatcattattcattactatttttatattttttcccttctacagtgttattattacttttcttgatgaacCAGTGATTGTGACATATAATGAAACAACGCAACATGAAAATAGTGACTCAAAGgtagaagatgagatacccgaggaaattatcagagaagttgagaattttgagaacaagcctaaataCAACTTAGACGAAACAGAatcagtaaatttgggagacaccCAGTCTGTCAaagagacccgcatcagcattcacttgtcaccaacagaaaaGGAATAGTACAttcattttctaaaggaatatgaggacatattcgcatggtcgtatgatgatatggccagtttgagcacatctatagtagctcaagttgcctaccaatcccatgtgcccgccaggcaagcagaaactcagaaaattcaaaccagacatgagtctgaaaatcaaggaggaagttaccaagcagatcaaagccaaggttcttagggtggttgaatatccaacctggttagataacattgtgccagttccgaagaaagatgggaaggtcagagtatgtgttgactatcgggatttgaataaagcaagtcccaaagacgattttccactgccaaatatacacatccttatcgataactgcgccaagcatgaactccaatcctttgtatattgctttgcgggttatcaccagatttggatggatgaagaagatgaagagaagaaagcttttattatgccttggggtgtatactgttacaagatgatgctgttcggactaaagaatgttggggccacttacatgagggccatgacaaccatcttccatgatatgatacacaagaaaatagaggtgtatgtggacgacgtcattatcaaatccaagagggccgcagatcacatagcagacttgaggaaattctttgacaggctcaggaggtacaatttgaattTGAACACCGCAAAGTGTGTGTTCGGGGTCCCCgtaggaaagttactgggattcattgtcagtcaccAAGGGATCGAGATAgatccgactaaagtcaaagctatttagGAGTTACTGCcacctaaaagcaaaaaggatatgatgagcttcctagggcatctcaactatatcagtcgattcatatcACAGTCcatagtaatatgtgaacccatctttaagATGCTAATGAAAAATGTCGAGACAAGTTGGAccaaggattgtcagaaagcttttgacaaaatcaaggaatacctatccacaccgccagttctggtccccccagaaccaggacgacctttgctactttatctattcatgttagatggagccttcggatgtgttttgggacaacatgatgagacaggaggaacggagcaagccatatactacctgagtaagaaattcacaccttatgaagcacggtattctctactcgaacgcacttgctgtgctttgacgtagatagcccagaaattgaggcattatttctgtgcctacactacatacctcatatccaggatggatcctctgaagtacatatttcaaaaACCCATGCCTAcggggaagttggctaaatggcagatactgctGAGtcagttcgacatcgtctatatAACTTAAAAGGTAGTCAAGGGACAAGCGTTGGCAGATCACCTCACTGAAAATtcagtgggaggagaatacaaacccttgaaaacgtattttcctgatgaagaagtatcattcgtggGAGAAGACATTATGTAatcatatgacggttggaggatgttctttaacggagctgcaaatttcaaaggagtaggcatttgagtagttttggtattagaaatgggtcagcattatccggtatctgctaaactcagattttcctATACCAACAATATAGCAGAATATGAAGCctacatactagggctcaacatggcagtcgacatgaacattcaggagttgttagtgattcagatttgcttgtgcaccaggtgcaAGGAGAATAggctaccaagaattccaagatattgtcatatctgcaccatgtgcaggaattgaaaaggaggttcacgaagatagaattccgacatgtgcctagaattcagaatgagttcgccgacgcattagccactttgtcatcaatgatacagcatctagataagaactatattgatcctattccggtgacGATCCATAATCAATCAgtatattgtgctcatgtcgaggaagaagcagatggaaagccttcgttccatgacatcaaggagtacttatcaaaaggagaatacccggagcatgcaaatcacactcagaaacgcatgCTCCAGAGATTATCAAATcatttcttccacagcggagggaacttgtacaagagaactccggATTTGGTCttactaaggtgtgtcaacgCAAAGGAAGCTTATAAGTTACTTGAGGACGGGCACGCTGGGACCTGCAGGCCACACATGAATGGATTTATTCtggccaagaaaatactcagggcaggttacttcTGGATGGCCATGGAGACTGATTGTATTCAGTATGTTAGCAagtgctttcaatgtcaagtgcatgccgacatgataaaagtgccactaaatgagctcaatgcaacaagctcaccttggccattcgccgcctggggaatggatgttattggtctgaTTGAGCCCGCGGCTTCAAACAGACActggtttattctggtagccattgattacttcacaaaatgggtagaagctgcatcttacaaagctgtaaccaagagaGTCATCgcaaattttgtcaaggatcgtattatcTGCCGATTTGAAGTTCCTGAGTCTATTATTACTGACAATGccgccaacctcaatagtgatatgatgaaagttatatgtgaaaccttcaaaatcaagcacaaaaattccaccgcctatagacctcagatgaatggagccgtggaagccaccaacaagaacattaagaagatactaaggaaaatggtagagaatcacaagtcgtggcatgagaagttaccctttgctctgttagggtaccgcaccacagtttccacatcaatcggggcaaccccctacatgttggtttatggtattAAGGTTGTCATCCCAACCGAGGTAGAGATTACTTctctaagaatcatacaggaagctgaactcagcgatgcggaatggataaggagccgctatgaacagctggcccttatcgatggaaagagaatggaCGTAGTATGTCACGgccagctttatcagaacagaatgatcagagccttcaacaaaagggtcaaaccaagacaattcgcaccagggcagctggtattgaagaagattttcCCATACCAAGATGaaaccaaagggaaattctctcctaactggcaaggtccgtatatGGTTTATAGAGTACTAATAGAAGgatcactcatacttgcagagatggatggagagatctggccaaaaccaatcaattcagatgcagtcaagagatactatgcctagattatttcacatttctttttctgatataattgaactacgctcgacttgattcccatttaagaggggatacgtaggcagcct
The Nicotiana sylvestris chromosome 11, ASM39365v2, whole genome shotgun sequence DNA segment above includes these coding regions:
- the LOC138881481 gene encoding uncharacterized protein, producing MIQHLDKNYIDPIPVTIHNQSVYCAHVEEEADGKPSFHDIKEYLSKGEYPEHANHTQKRMLQRLSNHFFHSGGNLYKRTPDLVLLRCVNAKEAYKLLEDGHAGTCRPHMNGFILAKKILRAGYFWMAMETDCIQYVSKCFQCQVHADMIKVPLNELNATSSPWPFAAWGMDVIGLIEPAASNRHWFILVAIDYFTKWVEAASYKAVTKRVIANFVKDRIICRFEVPESIITDNAANLNSDMMKVIWYRTTVSTSIGATPYMLVYGIKVVIPTEVEITSLRIIQEAELSDAEWIRSRYEQLALIDGKRMDVVCHGQLYQNRMIRAFNKRVKPRQFAPGQLVLKKIFPYQDETKGKFSPNWQGLFGQLLRGSKNMGIVETNGVDFAAFHLSGSTKTWRRDYCLARPAGSAALYLGSVFSAISGEISSYHSEEELSEAV